In Scatophagus argus isolate fScaArg1 chromosome 3, fScaArg1.pri, whole genome shotgun sequence, one genomic interval encodes:
- the tafa4b gene encoding chemokine-like protein TAFA-4b isoform X1 produces the protein MTSVRKEVWGWGGCTWELVNWAGAVARVLNGEDGLASHFSCPIDPCSGGATGAQLSLLHHYTITLISISPATTAPLCAIRAQGDELVWSVRQKTSAIRVSLGELRTFYDFLLTVVLRWDTVRPWHVGPHRCCESSAFSPGSGGLLLWRGCSPPPPNSSPPHPCFSVFVRGLREVDRRLKRISQFSGKTKSVELKQKVAKRSTVSPGSFTIPCDHVFEFIDLGGFFCLW, from the coding sequence ATGACATCAGTGAGGAAGGAGgtgtggggttggggggggtgTACTTGGGAGCTGGTGAACTGGGCGGGCGCTGTTGCACGTGTTCTGAATGGGGAAGACGGGCTCGCATCGCATTTCTCATGTCCAATCGATCCCTGCTCGGGAGGAGCGACGGGAGCGCAACTATCACTCCTGCATCACTATACCATCACTCTCATCAGCATCTCTCCGGCGACTACAGCGCCTCTGTGTGCCATTCGCGCACAGGGGGATGAACTTGTGTGGAGTGTTCGCCAAAAAACATCAGCTATCCGCGTCTCCTTGGGGGAATTACGCACTTTTTACGACTTTCTCCTCACTGTGGTTTTGAGATGGGACACGGTGAGACCATGGCACGTTGGACCACATCGCTGCTGCGAGAGCTCTGCTTTCTCACCCGGCTCCGGAGGGCTGCTTCTCTGGCGTGGCTGTAGCCCCCCGCCCCCCAATTCATCCCCCCCTCACCCctgcttcagtgtgtttgtacGCGGGCTCCGGGAAGTGGACAGGAGGCTCAAAAGGATTTCCCAGTTTAGTGGGAAAACAAAATCGGTGGAGTTGAAGCAGAAAGTGGCAAAGCGCTCTACTGTCTCACCTGGATCCTTTACAATCCCCTGTGATCATGTCTTCGAGTTTATAGATTTGG